The Pseudomonas asiatica genome has a segment encoding these proteins:
- a CDS encoding AI-2E family transporter — MTFTPRQVTLASWIIVFAGLLLALPLKLLPSLLAGLLVFELVNMLTPRLQPLIAGQRARWLAVALLGTLVVSTLTLLFAGAFSFLLHEAENPGASLDKFMALVERARGQLPPFIEGYLPASAAEFKVAIGDWIKSHLSDLQLVGKGMAHMFVTLLIGMILGAIVALQRIPDISRRKPLAAALFERLSLLVQAFRNIVFAQIKISLLNTTFTGIFLAVVLPMFDVHLPLTKTLIVLTFLLGLLPVIGNLMSNTLITIVGLSLSIWVAAAALGYLIVIHKVEYFLNARIVGGQISAKSWELLLAMLVFEAAFGLPGVVAGPIYYAYLKSELKRAELV; from the coding sequence ATGACCTTCACCCCCCGCCAGGTCACCCTGGCCAGCTGGATCATCGTGTTTGCCGGCCTGTTGCTGGCGTTGCCCCTGAAATTGCTGCCGAGCCTGCTGGCCGGCCTGCTGGTGTTCGAGCTGGTCAACATGCTCACGCCGCGGCTGCAGCCGCTGATTGCCGGGCAGCGCGCCCGCTGGTTGGCTGTAGCGCTGCTCGGCACGCTGGTGGTCAGCACCCTGACCCTGCTGTTTGCCGGTGCTTTCAGCTTTTTGCTGCACGAGGCGGAAAACCCCGGGGCTTCGCTGGACAAGTTCATGGCCCTGGTGGAGCGCGCCCGCGGGCAGCTGCCGCCGTTCATCGAAGGCTACCTGCCGGCCAGTGCGGCGGAGTTCAAGGTGGCCATCGGTGACTGGATCAAGAGCCACCTGAGCGACCTGCAGCTGGTGGGCAAGGGCATGGCGCACATGTTCGTCACCCTGTTGATCGGCATGATCCTGGGCGCCATCGTCGCCTTGCAGCGCATCCCCGACATCTCCCGGCGCAAGCCGCTGGCGGCGGCGCTGTTCGAGCGCCTGAGCCTGCTGGTGCAGGCGTTTCGCAACATCGTCTTCGCGCAGATCAAGATTTCGCTGCTCAACACCACCTTCACCGGCATCTTCCTGGCCGTGGTGCTGCCGATGTTCGATGTGCACCTGCCGCTGACCAAGACGCTGATCGTGCTGACCTTCCTGCTGGGCCTGCTGCCGGTGATCGGCAATCTGATGTCGAATACCCTGATCACCATCGTCGGCCTGTCGCTGTCGATCTGGGTGGCGGCGGCGGCGCTGGGTTACCTGATCGTCATCCACAAGGTCGAGTACTTCCTCAACGCACGGATCGTGGGCGGGCAGATCAGTGCCAAGTCGTGGGAACTGCTGCTGGCGATGCTGGTGTTCGAAGCGGCGTTCGGGCTGCCGGGGGTGGTGGCGGGGCCGATCTACTATGCCTACCTGAAGAGTGAGCTGAAGCGGGCCGAACTGGTCTGA
- a CDS encoding Hsp70 family protein gives MSDVSPARALGIDFGTSNSTVGWHRPGVESLIALEDGKITLPSVVFFNIEERRPVYGRLALHEYLEGYEGRLMRSLKSLLGSKLIKHDTSVLGSALPFKDLLGMFIGELKKRAEAAAGREFEQVVLGRPVFFVDEDPAADQEAEDTLAEVARKIGFKDVSFQYEPIAAAFDYESSISREELVLIVDIGGGTSDFTLIRLSPERHLVAERQSDILATGGVHIGGTDFDKQLSLQGVMPLFGYGSRMKSGALMPTSYHLNLATWHTINALYSQKSQLALGSMRYDIEDTLGIDRLFKLIEERAGHWLAMEVEASKIELTEQQSRHVDLGRIERDLGVDLSRALFEGAIEGLLERVRGSVSELLVKAGVSETQVDTVFFTGGSSGIPALRNSVSAMLPNARHVEGNIFGSIGSGLAIEARKRYGVA, from the coding sequence ATGTCTGACGTATCCCCGGCCCGCGCCCTGGGCATCGACTTTGGCACCTCCAACTCCACGGTCGGCTGGCACCGCCCCGGCGTCGAGTCGCTGATTGCCCTGGAAGACGGCAAGATCACCTTGCCCTCGGTGGTGTTCTTCAACATCGAGGAGCGTCGCCCGGTATATGGCCGCCTGGCACTGCACGAGTACCTGGAAGGCTACGAAGGCCGCCTGATGCGTTCGCTGAAAAGCCTGCTGGGTTCCAAGCTGATCAAGCACGACACCAGCGTGCTGGGCAGCGCCCTGCCATTCAAGGACCTGCTGGGCATGTTCATCGGCGAGCTGAAAAAACGCGCCGAGGCCGCTGCCGGGCGCGAGTTCGAGCAGGTGGTGCTGGGCCGCCCGGTGTTCTTCGTCGACGAAGACCCGGCCGCCGACCAGGAGGCCGAGGACACCCTGGCCGAAGTGGCGCGCAAGATCGGCTTCAAGGATGTGTCGTTCCAGTACGAGCCGATTGCCGCGGCCTTCGACTACGAGTCGAGCATCAGCCGCGAAGAGCTGGTGCTGATCGTCGACATTGGCGGGGGTACCTCGGACTTCACCCTGATCCGCCTGTCGCCCGAGCGCCACCTGGTGGCCGAGCGCCAGAGCGACATCCTCGCCACCGGCGGCGTGCACATTGGCGGTACCGACTTCGACAAGCAGCTGAGCCTGCAGGGCGTGATGCCGCTGTTCGGCTACGGCAGCCGCATGAAGAGCGGCGCGCTGATGCCGACCAGCTATCACCTCAACCTCGCCACCTGGCACACCATCAACGCCCTGTACTCGCAGAAGTCGCAGCTGGCGCTGGGCAGCATGCGCTATGACATCGAGGACACGCTGGGCATCGACCGCCTGTTCAAGCTGATCGAAGAGCGTGCCGGGCACTGGTTGGCGATGGAAGTGGAGGCCAGCAAGATCGAGCTGACCGAGCAGCAGAGCCGCCACGTCGACCTAGGCCGCATCGAGCGCGATCTGGGCGTGGACCTGTCCCGAGCGCTGTTCGAGGGGGCTATCGAAGGGTTGCTGGAGCGGGTGCGTGGTAGCGTGAGCGAACTGCTGGTCAAGGCTGGAGTGAGCGAAACACAGGTCGATACGGTCTTCTTCACCGGCGGTTCCAGCGGGATTCCGGCGCTGCGCAACAGCGTGTCGGCGATGCTGCCGAATGCGCGGCATGTGGAAGGCAACATCTTTGGCAGCATTGGTAGCGGGCTGGCCATCGAGGCGCGCAAGCGTTACGGCGTAGCCTGA
- the cbpA gene encoding curved DNA-binding protein, protein MDFKDYYKILGVEPTADDKAIKAAYRKLARKYHPDVSKERDAEEKFKEANEAYEVLGDAQKRAEFDEIRKYGGQHGRPFQAPPGWESRGGGGGFEGGDFSDFFSSIFGSRGGNPFGGARQQQRSAGRRGQDVELELAVFLEETLSKESKQISFQVPQTNAMGQRTGFTTKTLNVKIPAGVTDGERIRLKGQGAPGSGGGANGDLFLTIRMAPHPLFDVEGHDLIITVPLAPWEAALGAKVAVPTLDGKINLTIRPDSQSGQRLRVPGKGLANKSGERGNLYAQLKVVMPPASDESARELWTKLSEKAAFNPRTQWSK, encoded by the coding sequence ATGGACTTCAAAGACTATTACAAGATACTCGGCGTAGAGCCCACGGCGGACGACAAGGCGATCAAGGCCGCGTACCGCAAGCTGGCGCGCAAGTATCACCCCGATGTCAGCAAGGAGCGCGACGCCGAGGAAAAATTCAAGGAGGCCAACGAGGCCTACGAAGTGCTGGGCGACGCGCAGAAACGTGCCGAATTCGACGAAATCCGCAAGTACGGCGGCCAGCATGGCCGGCCGTTCCAGGCACCACCGGGCTGGGAAAGCCGCGGCGGTGGCGGTGGTTTCGAAGGCGGTGATTTTTCTGACTTTTTCAGCTCGATCTTTGGTAGCCGGGGTGGCAACCCGTTCGGTGGTGCCCGCCAGCAGCAACGCAGCGCCGGCAGGCGGGGGCAGGACGTGGAGCTAGAACTGGCGGTATTCCTTGAAGAGACCCTGAGCAAGGAGTCCAAGCAGATCAGCTTCCAGGTGCCGCAGACCAATGCCATGGGCCAGCGCACCGGCTTCACTACCAAGACCCTGAACGTGAAGATCCCGGCAGGGGTGACCGACGGCGAGCGCATCCGCCTCAAGGGCCAGGGCGCGCCGGGCAGTGGTGGCGGGGCCAATGGCGACCTGTTCCTGACCATTCGCATGGCACCGCACCCGCTGTTCGATGTCGAAGGTCATGACCTGATCATCACCGTGCCGCTGGCACCGTGGGAGGCAGCACTGGGCGCCAAGGTGGCCGTGCCGACCCTGGACGGCAAGATCAACCTCACCATCCGCCCCGACAGCCAGAGCGGCCAGCGCCTGCGCGTGCCGGGCAAGGGCCTGGCCAACAAGAGTGGCGAGCGCGGCAACCTTTACGCGCAACTGAAAGTGGTCATGCCGCCAGCATCCGACGAGTCTGCCCGCGAATTGTGGACCAAGCTTTCCGAGAAGGCTGCGTTCAACCCGAGGACACAATGGAGTAAGTGA
- a CDS encoding esterase/lipase family protein, which translates to MQQELATRYPLVLVPGMLGFVRVVLYPYWFGIVPALRKGGAQVFPVQVSPLHSSEVRGEQLLAIIEDICLRTGAEKVNLIGHSQGALSARYAAARRPGRVASVTSVAGPNHGSELADYLERTAPGDSPQGRILKAVLHGLAVLLVWLETGWRRDPLPVDVHASHQSLTSAGVALFNQAYPQGLPDTWGGEGAYEVDGVRYYSWSGTLQPGLTDQRRNRFDGSSHFCRLFARSFVKEKGHCDGMVGRFSSHLGQVIGDDYPLDHLDIVNQSLGAVGKGAEPVRLFTEHAARLKAAGL; encoded by the coding sequence ATGCAGCAGGAATTGGCCACGCGATACCCGTTGGTGCTGGTGCCGGGCATGCTCGGTTTTGTCCGGGTAGTGCTCTACCCCTACTGGTTCGGCATCGTGCCGGCCCTGCGCAAGGGCGGGGCGCAGGTGTTCCCGGTGCAGGTTTCGCCACTGCATTCCAGCGAGGTGCGCGGCGAGCAGTTGCTGGCCATCATCGAAGACATCTGCCTGCGCACCGGAGCGGAAAAGGTCAACCTCATCGGCCACAGCCAGGGTGCCCTGAGCGCGCGCTACGCGGCTGCCAGGCGGCCCGGTCGGGTGGCTTCGGTCACCTCGGTGGCGGGGCCCAACCATGGCTCGGAACTGGCCGACTACCTGGAGCGTACGGCACCGGGCGATTCCCCGCAGGGGCGCATCCTGAAGGCTGTGCTGCATGGCTTGGCCGTGCTGCTGGTGTGGCTGGAAACCGGCTGGCGCCGCGACCCGCTGCCGGTGGATGTACACGCCTCGCACCAGTCGTTGACCAGCGCCGGGGTGGCGCTGTTCAACCAGGCTTATCCACAGGGGTTGCCAGACACCTGGGGTGGGGAAGGGGCCTATGAGGTCGATGGCGTGCGCTATTACTCCTGGTCAGGCACCTTGCAGCCCGGCCTGACCGACCAGCGGCGCAACCGTTTCGACGGCAGCAGCCACTTCTGCCGCCTGTTCGCGCGCAGTTTCGTCAAGGAAAAGGGCCATTGCGACGGTATGGTCGGGCGCTTCAGTTCGCACCTGGGGCAGGTGATCGGCGACGATTACCCGCTCGACCACCTGGATATCGTCAACCAGTCGCTTGGTGCGGTGGGCAAGGGTGCCGAACCGGTGCGACTGTTCACCGAACATGCCGCCCGGCTCAAGGCGGCAGGGCTCTAA
- a CDS encoding chaperone modulator CbpM translates to MSSTLIVQLDMRTLCQEADITADCVIEIVEHGIVEPSGRTPEDWLFDDQAPLLAKRAAKLHQELELEWEGVALALELLQEVQQLRSENNMLRQRLGRFTQM, encoded by the coding sequence ATGAGCAGCACCCTGATCGTTCAACTGGACATGCGTACCTTGTGTCAGGAGGCCGATATCACGGCTGACTGCGTGATCGAAATCGTCGAGCACGGCATTGTCGAACCTTCCGGCCGAACGCCGGAGGACTGGTTGTTCGACGATCAGGCGCCGTTGTTGGCCAAACGTGCGGCGAAGCTGCATCAGGAGCTGGAACTGGAGTGGGAAGGGGTGGCGCTGGCGCTGGAGCTGCTGCAGGAAGTGCAGCAGCTGCGCAGCGAGAACAACATGCTGAGGCAGCGGTTGGGCAGGTTTACCCAGATGTGA
- a CDS encoding PsiF family protein: MKVLQIPLLVLAVLFSAQGFAANTAQQEKMKTCNADATAKALKGDERKAFMSTCLKKDVPQSQQEKMKTCNADATTKALKGDERKAFMSDCLKKK, encoded by the coding sequence ATGAAAGTGCTGCAAATCCCCTTACTGGTGTTGGCGGTGTTGTTCAGCGCCCAAGGCTTCGCCGCCAATACCGCGCAGCAGGAAAAGATGAAAACCTGCAACGCCGACGCCACCGCCAAGGCCCTCAAGGGCGATGAGCGCAAAGCCTTCATGAGCACCTGCCTGAAGAAGGATGTGCCGCAATCCCAGCAAGAAAAGATGAAAACCTGCAACGCCGACGCCACCACCAAGGCCCTGAAGGGTGACGAGCGCAAAGCGTTCATGAGCGACTGCCTGAAGAAGAAATGA
- a CDS encoding AsmA family protein, with protein MTRPARILLWTFTSLLTLLAILVVVIATFDWNRVKPLLNEKVSEALQRPFAINGNLAVDWRTEPEEGGWRAWVPWPHFIAEDLTLGNPEWLKEPKMVGLERVAFRLAPLPLLFQQISIPRIDLTKPTASLTRLADGRANWIFDFGPKDENAEPSKWQLDIGAIGFDQGNVSFDDQTLKTSMKVQIDPLGKPVPFSDIVGKASAEKAGAAQDYAFGLKAQGRYKGQPVSGTGKIGGLLALQDASQPFPLQADVHIADTHVVLAGTLTDPRNLGALDLRLRLSGASLGNLYPLTGVTLPDTPAYSTDGHLSANLHAAQGATFNYQGFNGKIGDSDIHGDLAFVASQPRPKLSGNLVSNQLLFKDLAPLIGADSNAEQKARGGASKQPAGKVLPVEEFRTERWRTMDADVTFAGKRIVHSAQLPFNDLSAHVILEDGLLRLEPLRFGVAGGNLASRIRLDGRNVPLQGRARLTARGFKLKQLFPSFAPMQTSFGELNGDADIAGRGNSVAALLGTANGDLRMLINDGAISRSLMEIAGLNVGNYVVGKLFGDEDVKINCAAADVGIKDGLATTRLFIFDTENAIIYINGTANFATEQLDLKITPESKGLRLFSLRSPLYVRGPFAKPSAGVQAVPLALRGAGMVALGVVAGPAAGLLALIAPSSGDDPNQCTPLLQQMKAGKAPAVVKERK; from the coding sequence ATGACGCGTCCCGCCAGAATCCTCCTCTGGACCTTCACCAGCCTGCTGACCCTGCTGGCGATCCTGGTGGTGGTGATCGCCACCTTCGACTGGAACCGCGTCAAGCCCCTGCTCAACGAGAAAGTATCCGAGGCCCTGCAGCGGCCCTTCGCGATCAATGGCAACCTTGCCGTGGACTGGCGCACCGAACCAGAAGAGGGGGGCTGGCGTGCCTGGGTGCCCTGGCCGCACTTCATTGCCGAAGACCTGACCCTGGGCAACCCCGAGTGGCTCAAGGAACCGAAGATGGTCGGCCTGGAGCGCGTGGCGTTCCGCCTGGCGCCGCTGCCGCTGCTGTTCCAGCAGATCAGCATCCCGCGCATCGACCTGACCAAGCCCACAGCCAGCCTCACCCGCCTGGCCGATGGCCGCGCCAACTGGATCTTCGACTTCGGCCCCAAGGATGAAAACGCAGAGCCTTCCAAATGGCAGCTGGACATTGGCGCCATCGGCTTCGACCAGGGCAATGTCAGCTTCGATGACCAAACCCTGAAAACCAGCATGAAGGTGCAGATCGACCCGCTGGGCAAGCCTGTCCCGTTCAGCGACATCGTCGGCAAGGCCAGCGCCGAGAAGGCCGGTGCCGCGCAGGACTACGCCTTCGGGCTCAAGGCCCAGGGCCGCTACAAAGGCCAGCCAGTGTCCGGCACCGGCAAGATCGGCGGCCTGCTGGCCCTGCAGGACGCCAGCCAGCCGTTCCCGCTGCAGGCTGACGTGCACATCGCCGACACCCATGTGGTACTCGCCGGCACCCTGACCGACCCGCGCAACCTCGGCGCCCTCGACCTGCGCCTGCGCCTGTCCGGGGCCAGCCTGGGCAACCTCTACCCGCTGACCGGCGTAACCCTGCCCGACACCCCGGCCTATTCCACCGACGGCCACCTCAGCGCCAACCTGCACGCGGCGCAAGGGGCGACCTTCAACTACCAAGGTTTCAACGGCAAGATCGGTGACAGCGATATCCACGGCGACCTGGCCTTCGTTGCCAGCCAGCCACGGCCCAAGCTGTCCGGCAACCTGGTGTCCAACCAGTTGCTGTTCAAGGACCTGGCGCCGCTGATCGGCGCCGACTCCAACGCCGAGCAGAAGGCCCGCGGGGGTGCCAGCAAACAGCCGGCGGGCAAGGTGCTGCCGGTGGAAGAGTTCCGCACCGAGCGCTGGCGCACGATGGACGCCGACGTCACCTTCGCCGGCAAGCGCATCGTGCACAGCGCACAACTGCCGTTCAACGACCTGTCGGCCCACGTGATACTGGAGGACGGCCTGCTGCGCCTGGAGCCCCTGCGTTTTGGCGTGGCTGGCGGCAACCTCGCTTCCAGAATCCGCCTGGATGGCCGCAACGTGCCGTTGCAGGGGCGTGCCCGGCTGACGGCGCGGGGCTTCAAGCTCAAGCAGTTGTTCCCATCCTTTGCGCCGATGCAGACCAGCTTCGGTGAGTTGAATGGCGATGCCGATATCGCCGGCCGGGGCAACTCGGTAGCCGCCTTGCTGGGCACGGCCAATGGCGACCTGCGCATGTTGATCAACGATGGCGCCATCAGCCGCAGCCTGATGGAGATTGCCGGGTTGAACGTGGGCAACTATGTGGTCGGCAAGCTGTTTGGTGATGAGGATGTGAAGATCAACTGTGCAGCGGCTGACGTGGGCATCAAGGATGGCCTGGCGACCACGCGCCTGTTCATCTTCGATACCGAGAACGCGATCATCTACATCAACGGCACGGCCAATTTCGCCACGGAGCAGCTGGACCTGAAAATTACTCCTGAATCGAAAGGGCTGCGGCTGTTCTCGCTGCGCTCGCCGCTGTATGTGCGCGGGCCGTTCGCCAAGCCCAGTGCCGGGGTGCAGGCGGTGCCGCTGGCGTTGCGCGGGGCGGGGATGGTGGCGTTGGGTGTGGTGGCCGGGCCGGCGGCGGGGTTGCTGGCGCTGATTGCGCCTAGCAGCGGGGATGATCCCAACCAGTGCACGCCGCTGTTGCAGCAGATGAAGGCGGGCAAGGCGCCGGCGGTGGTAAAAGAGAGGAAATAG
- a CDS encoding phage infection protein → MKRHLLTLTLSILAANAFALPADEQHLTAESRSSAAEIAQPLKTVAEGGADRLIERSGRVAEGGSDRLIERSGRVAEGGSDRLIERSGRVAEGGSDRLIERSGRVAEGGSDRLIERSGRVAEGGSDRLIERSGRVAEGGSDRLIERSGRVAEGGSDRLIERSGRVAEGGSDRLVELSRVS, encoded by the coding sequence ATGAAACGCCATCTGCTGACCCTGACCCTGTCCATCCTGGCCGCCAACGCTTTTGCCCTGCCGGCCGACGAGCAACACCTGACCGCCGAATCGCGCTCCAGCGCTGCCGAAATCGCCCAGCCGCTGAAAACCGTTGCCGAAGGTGGTGCTGATCGCCTGATCGAACGTAGTGGCCGTGTTGCCGAAGGTGGTTCCGATCGCCTGATCGAACGTAGTGGCCGCGTCGCCGAAGGTGGCTCCGATCGCCTGATCGAACGTAGTGGCCGTGTTGCCGAAGGTGGCTCCGATCGCCTGATCGAACGTAGTGGCCGCGTTGCCGAAGGTGGTTCCGATCGCCTGATCGAACGTAGTGGCCGCGTTGCCGAAGGTGGCTCGGATCGCCTGATCGAACGTAGTGGCCGTGTTGCCGAAGGTGGTTCCGATCGCCTGATCGAACGTAGTGGCCGTGTTGCCGAAGGCGGCTCGGATCGCCTGATCGAACGTAGTGGCCGTGTTGCCGAAGGTGGCTCCGATCGCCTGGTTGAACTCAGCCGTGTGAGCTGA
- the osmE gene encoding osmotically-inducible lipoprotein OsmE yields the protein MYKQTLAILLASATLAACGSRPENPVDYVTYRDEPLVKQVEKGMTMQKVIAIGGSPSNVIDLPHGGTCNDYILNHDGHQQPYYVRFDATGHVDAKGFKTCKQREEDSDAVHGA from the coding sequence ATGTACAAGCAGACCCTGGCAATCCTTCTGGCAAGCGCCACCCTCGCCGCCTGCGGCAGCCGCCCGGAAAACCCGGTGGACTACGTCACCTACCGCGACGAGCCGCTGGTCAAGCAGGTGGAAAAAGGCATGACCATGCAGAAAGTCATCGCCATCGGCGGCAGCCCGTCCAACGTGATCGACCTCCCCCATGGCGGCACCTGCAACGACTACATCCTCAACCACGATGGCCACCAGCAGCCCTACTACGTGCGCTTCGACGCCACCGGCCATGTCGACGCCAAGGGCTTCAAGACTTGCAAACAACGCGAAGAAGACAGCGACGCCGTCCACGGCGCCTGA
- a CDS encoding DMT family transporter — protein sequence MNYLFPLTAILIWAGNTVVTKMSAGAIHPAEIGFYRWLLAALLFTPFLLPAVWRNRAAIRPHLGKVFVLGMLGMALYQSLAYFAAGITSATNMGIILSLMPLMSLALSIAWLGQRLSYGALLGALVSFFGVLEVVSAGHPASLLQQGLNSGDLLMLVATLAYALYSFLLKKWQLRLPPMQLLYLQVLVAIVVLLPLFVLSDKTGLNSRNIGLVLYACVLASMIAPLVWMQAVHRLGPSRTTLFFNLLPLVTALIAAVMLDEQLARYHLVGGLLTLAGVVLAERWTTPIRR from the coding sequence ATGAACTACCTGTTCCCCCTGACCGCCATCCTGATATGGGCCGGCAACACCGTGGTCACCAAGATGTCCGCCGGCGCCATCCACCCCGCCGAAATCGGCTTCTACCGCTGGCTGCTGGCCGCGCTGTTGTTCACCCCGTTCCTGCTGCCCGCCGTGTGGCGCAATCGCGCGGCCATTCGCCCGCACCTGGGCAAGGTTTTCGTGCTGGGCATGCTGGGCATGGCGCTGTACCAGAGCCTGGCCTACTTCGCCGCCGGCATCACCAGCGCCACCAACATGGGCATCATCCTCTCGCTGATGCCACTGATGTCTCTGGCACTGTCCATCGCCTGGCTGGGCCAGCGCCTGAGCTACGGCGCCCTGCTGGGCGCGCTGGTGTCATTTTTCGGCGTGCTTGAAGTGGTCAGCGCCGGCCACCCCGCCAGCCTGTTGCAACAAGGCCTGAACAGCGGCGACCTGCTGATGCTGGTGGCCACACTGGCCTACGCGCTGTACAGCTTCCTGCTGAAGAAATGGCAGCTGCGCCTGCCGCCGATGCAGCTGCTGTACCTGCAGGTGCTGGTAGCCATCGTCGTGCTGCTGCCGCTGTTCGTGCTGTCGGACAAGACTGGCCTGAACAGCCGCAACATCGGCCTGGTGCTGTACGCCTGCGTGCTGGCCTCGATGATCGCGCCCCTGGTATGGATGCAGGCCGTGCACCGCCTGGGGCCCAGCCGCACCACGCTGTTCTTCAACCTGCTGCCGCTGGTCACGGCACTGATCGCCGCCGTGATGCTCGACGAGCAGCTGGCCCGCTATCACCTGGTCGGCGGCCTGCTGACCCTGGCGGGCGTGGTGCTGGCCGAGCGCTGGACCACACCGATCCGTCGTTAG
- a CDS encoding AraC family transcriptional regulator, which translates to MPRKYLDIPQFTRLPAPVYFRHDEFGADTRSALHRHAWGQLNYTAHGVMHLEVAGQHFLSPPQYAVWVPPDTEHGCYNPQAIVYRSVYLDRSLCAALPQQPCSLMISDILKAILADFARRDLRVAEGERDQRLVQVLLDQLLLAPTQACYLPFAHSEGLRQVLDALGAEPGDNRPLADWAAKVHVSERTLARQFLRELGISFGEWRLRLRFLRAIEALEAGQPIQAIAFDLGYSSASAFIAMFQRQAQCTPEQYRRQARAGR; encoded by the coding sequence ATGCCGCGCAAATACCTCGACATTCCCCAATTCACCCGGCTCCCGGCCCCGGTGTACTTCCGCCACGACGAGTTCGGTGCCGACACCCGCAGCGCCCTGCATCGCCACGCCTGGGGCCAGCTCAACTACACCGCCCACGGCGTGATGCACCTGGAGGTCGCTGGCCAGCACTTCCTGTCGCCGCCGCAATACGCCGTGTGGGTGCCGCCCGACACCGAGCATGGCTGCTACAACCCGCAGGCCATCGTCTACCGTTCGGTCTACCTGGACCGCAGCCTGTGCGCCGCACTGCCGCAGCAACCGTGCAGCCTGATGATCAGCGACATCCTCAAGGCCATCCTCGCCGACTTCGCCCGGCGCGACCTGCGGGTGGCCGAGGGCGAGCGCGACCAGCGCCTGGTGCAAGTGCTGCTCGACCAGTTGCTGCTGGCGCCCACCCAGGCCTGCTACCTGCCGTTTGCCCACAGCGAAGGCTTGCGCCAGGTGCTCGATGCCCTCGGTGCCGAGCCGGGCGACAACCGCCCGCTAGCCGACTGGGCCGCCAAGGTGCATGTCAGCGAACGTACCCTGGCCCGCCAGTTCCTGCGTGAACTGGGCATCAGTTTTGGCGAATGGCGCCTGCGCCTGCGCTTTCTGCGCGCCATCGAAGCGCTGGAGGCCGGCCAGCCGATCCAGGCCATCGCCTTCGACCTGGGCTACAGCAGCGCCTCGGCGTTCATCGCCATGTTCCAGCGCCAGGCCCAGTGCACGCCCGAGCAATACCGCCGCCAGGCACGGGCAGGGCGTTGA
- a CDS encoding ferritin-like domain-containing protein, with product MNATELTDVKTLRERARQHVEQGAVTEGYDADRQQILRLLNDSLATELVCVLRYKRHYFMASGIKASVAADEFLEHANQEAEHADKLAERIVQLGGEPDFNPDNLSKRSHAQYVAGTSLKEMVLEDLVAERIAIDSYREIIRYIGDKDPTTRRIFEDILAQEEEHADDMSDLLQGL from the coding sequence ATGAATGCGACTGAACTGACCGATGTGAAAACCCTGCGCGAACGTGCCCGCCAGCATGTCGAGCAAGGTGCGGTGACCGAGGGTTACGATGCTGATCGCCAACAGATCCTGCGCCTGCTCAATGATTCACTGGCCACCGAACTGGTCTGCGTGCTGCGCTACAAGCGTCACTACTTCATGGCCAGCGGCATCAAGGCCAGCGTGGCTGCCGATGAATTCCTCGAGCATGCCAACCAGGAAGCCGAGCACGCCGACAAGCTTGCCGAACGGATCGTGCAGTTGGGTGGAGAGCCGGATTTCAACCCGGACAACCTGAGCAAGCGGTCTCATGCCCAATATGTGGCGGGCACTTCATTGAAGGAGATGGTGCTGGAAGACCTGGTGGCGGAGCGGATCGCCATCGATAGCTATCGCGAGATCATTCGGTACATTGGGGATAAAGATCCGACTACGCGGCGGATTTTTGAAGACATCCTCGCGCAGGAAGAAGAGCACGCGGACGATATGTCCGACCTGTTGCAAGGCTTGTGA